Within Primulina tabacum isolate GXHZ01 chromosome 5, ASM2559414v2, whole genome shotgun sequence, the genomic segment TTTTCTTGTAAATATTTCAACCTATTTTTTGATAACTTCGTCAAAATTGAAGAGTTCGAACTAAAATTTTGTGTCCTaaaaaataaatcctaaattGAAAATTGAATCgattatttttacctaatttacTCAAGAATCAATTACctgacaaaatatatatatatatatataacaaaagtttatatgatttgaaaaataaaatggaattttaaaatattttactcaggaaattttaaattgataatttgaaatccatatatatatatatatatgtatgtatgtatgaacGATTttctatattaattaattattttatagtgatgcaattcaaaaaaaaaaaaaaaaacaccgaACATTAACAAGCACCCTACATTTTCAagtataattatttgaaaatgagaaaagaatCGCGCTTGAGTATCCAATTGTCGATGGATGAATACGAATCAAACTGAGTTACGAGTTACAGATTGAGCTGGTCGAGAGTTTTTCCgacttaaaaaatattatattcataattttaatatttcaattaatatagtataattatatattaaatattttttgagctaataattatatatatgttaaaTATGGCTATCCAATTGCTGACACAAATTTTGCCAACTTGTAAGAAAATGCTGAACGAATTTTTTTCTTAGTTGGCAGTCGTGGGTAAGGTTCAAGAAACATGTCAAATTTTGTAAGAAAGCAGAGTTTTACAACTTCAACACCTCTCTTATTTGGCATATACTATGCAGACATCGAGTTGAGTTTGACTGGGTATGGCTCGAAAAGCCATTAACCAAAGTCCCGAGACCCGGTGCATTTTTTGTCCTGAAAACTGTCCAAACCTTTAACGAACACAAAGATTGACTCAgtccataaaaaatattctaGATTTGCCCCAGAATAACTTCCCCGCCGGAGACCTTGACTTCTGACGGACTCTTTTCCACATTAAGAGCTTTAATCTTGCCATCAACAACAAAAGCAGACCACCTTTGTAACAATACCATGATGAATATATCGGTTTCTATCTCGAGGCATATACCAGGGAACCGTATGCATTATTCGTGAAATCCCAAGTTTAATATATAAGTACGTACCTATGAGAACGAGGTCCAAGTAACGCGGATGATAAATCTACCACCAAGTCCAGTTTCTTGTGGAAGCTACCGTCGAAATCTCCATAAAACTCAATCTATAATGATAAAAGAATAAGGTTCAAACAAAGCACATAATAATTCTCATTGCACAACTGAAGGTTTACAAAGTCGAGATGTGGACGCAAGTAcaaaaaaataggaaaaaagtAAGTATAGAATAAGAAGTTTCATACTTAAAGGATTGGTTTGAATCTTTCATTCTTATGCTGGATGCGCGAGCACAGTTACACGTGTTAACCCAAAATCAATCACTGTATAGGAGTTTTCCGAACAATGTTTTGGAGtgtgtgaaaagaaaatttcatGACAACATGTAAGCATCGGGAATACTTTATACAATGCctcaatttattctttattcttCACTTTCTGCACCTGCAAGGTGGTTCATTCTACATGCCTATAACGTGAAATACAATATTACACCTCAAAAGAATTAAAACATTAGGAATAAAATACATACTACAATGAAAAAGGTTAACTTGCTAGTACCATACAATAACGTGAGTAATTTCTATCTTCATGGGAGttcaaaaatcaagaaaaagttaATAACTTACAGCGTCTTTGGCCTGAAGTTTTTCTGCCCAGCCATTAATTGTATAAGGATCATTGACAGCTACACATATCACCGAATCAATTCCTTTTGCTCTGAACTTATCAATGATGTTCTTGTAGCTAGGGACGTGCTGCATCGAGCAAACTCCAGTGTACGCTCCCTGTGGATCGTAAAATGAACTTTGTATACCATGTAATATCAAAtcgaaaaaacaaaaagaaattgCAATTAGAACAGGCTAGAAGTTATTCTACTTGCCTACTATCATCTTGCTAAAGATACTTCCTAAAGTCTATCACTCGGTTAGAAGTTGGAACATAAATAAAACCTTCTTAGCCAATAATATGTAATTGACTTTGGTTAGTAGATTAAATGATAGGTGtcgtttttacatgttttgttgcattagttttgtgtgtgtttgcattgtgcattTTTAGAGTAAGCATATGCATATGATCGTGTCTCACTTGTACGTGACGAATTTGCAGATAAAATGGCCGGAAAACTGAAATCAGAACGAAAATGTGCAAGCCAAAAGTCAATGGGCAGAGAGactgcgcccgagcggtagaatcttaccgccCGGGCGTGAGGGGTAagctttgaaaaaaaaaagacagaaaactcggcgctcgggcggtaatattttaccgcccgggcgcgagtgGTGTCCATTCACACAAATTTACAGAAGACTTGGCGATCAAGCGGTAGgatttgaccgctcgagcgcggattGTTGCGAGTAAAAAGTATTTGGTAGAGGACCACttaattttggaaagatttgcTAGCCGATTTATTCCCTAATTTTCTGAATGAGGATTATATGGAAAGGAGGCATGGACGATTTGGGGGGGATTCAGACAACATTTTGGCAGCCAAGGAAGATAACAAGAAGAAGAAAGCTTGGAGCAATTGCTTGGCTTGAAGATTTTcggacacagttcttcgcacttTCGTCACGACTAGTATTTCTTATTTAGATTTATCATTTAAACattgttttgtttgtttttactatgaattcgagtagctaactttcatatttgttgggattaaggggatcctaccccgaagtTTGATTTAAGTAATTTATGTTTCGACTATCGATTTATTTTTGAGTATGCTACTGTTTTTCATTACGTTATTAAAGGGTAGCTAACAATAATAATCATCTCATATCGCGAGTGaattcgagagaatagcttgtgataggaacgagtagcatagtccgtggatctacaatttacatagaaatatgaagttGGATACATGttgatagttatagtcctaagggtcgaaaactaggggatttcatagatcagCATGTGATTcaccttgataaataattaaataaatttaattacttcactgagtagaattagtttgacatagctcgagagggcgtgttcaattgTGTAAGAAATCCTGTCAAAAGCGTAAATCACTGTCGAGCAAATTAAGTaaataacgaggggtaggtgaaccgagattcccaacaaattcatttctcattgaattttaattaatcattcTAGATTAtatatctcattatttaattcttgaaatttctctttgaaattttatttaattatagcaGCAGAAAACAATTATTCGAATTTTGTTGCTAAGGATTTgataactagaaataataattgcaaaatacagtttctagtggaacgatactcgtactctagTACATTATATTATAACTTGATATCGTGCACTTGTGATTATTCGagcttaaatattattaattttgaccAAGAGttttacagtgcaagttttgctcgatctagtttttggcgccgttgcctgggactgttaattcacaattttattttttacgtTTATTTTCCTTaccattgttttatttttttgagcTAACACTCCATATTCTATTCCAAGTATCTTTTCCAGTGCATGCCAAAAtcacttgacgtggagcttgagcagtttgaccctgaaattgaaagaactttccgcagAAGAAGACATCAGCATAGACTTAAGGAACTGATGGAGAGGCACGAGCGCGAGCATgaggaggaacaccatgaagataGGACATGTTGAGGTGCCACACCGCATACCGATGCTAGAGTATGCCCAGCCTTCTTTGGATGGTGCATGCCCCAGCATTGTGAGGCCTATTGTGCGGGAAAACCACTTCCAAATCAAGCCAGCTATAATTCAGATGATCCAAAATACGGTCCAGTTTGGGGGATCTGCGttagatgacccaaacacgcacatcgcagatttttttgaaatttgcgatacttttaaattcaatgtagtttctgatgatgctgttatttcctttctctttacgtgacaaagctaaagcctgattaaattgtttgcctgtaggttcTATCACCACATGGGAGGACATGACGAAAGCATTTctcattaaataatttcttccatctaagaccatgaagctgCAGGCAGACATCACCACATTTGCTCAATTCGAGCAAGAgtctttatatgaggcatgggagcgcTTCAAAGATTTATTACGAAGCTGCCCGCATCACGAACTGCCACTTGGGTTAGTCGTTCAAACATTTTATTATGGCCTGCTTACTCCTAGTCGTAttatgatagatgctgctgctGCTTGTGGAAACCTATTGAGAAAAACTGAAGAAAGTATATGAGttgttggaggagatggctgctagcagctatcatcctcaatctgaaaggaacaaCCAGCGGAGAACtgcaggagttcaccaggtaactgaccttTCTGTTATTACTGCGCAACTTGATGTCTTGAACATGAAATTGGACGGCTTGAATATGGGTGGCACGGCTATGCGTCTTCAAGAAATATTTTGTGATAAGTGTGGAGGTGAACACTTTTCGAAGGACTGTCAAGATGGCAATCCCTTTTATGTGCAAAACGATGCACCAGTGAATCAAGTGAGAGTCCAAAACCGTCCAAGTAATGATCCATATTCGAACACATATGATCCTGGATGTAGGCAGCATTCCAgcttctcatggggtggtcaaaTCAGTCAGAATCGACCACAGGGAGGACAGCCGTATGGAAAACAACCGATGTACATATCTGACCCTCCCAGAGAATAAAAGTCCAATTTGCagcagatgatgtctaagttcatctcatctaccgaaactagactccaaaaccaagatgcatcgataaaggggcTAGAGAATCAGATTGGACAGTTAGCTAAGATTATAGCAAGTAGAGAGCCGGGCACCTTGCAAAGTAACACAGAGACCAATCCTAAAGAGCAAGTAAAGGCcatcgagttgaagagtggGAAAGTTTTAGAGtccaagaaaaggaaaaaagtcAATTATCGGATGAACAGACTGAGACATCCaaaggtaagtcttctaactctacaccagcacccactgcacaatccAAAATTGTTATACCTCTTCCTTTTCCTGCAGCATCGAAAAAACAAAACTTGATGCGTAATTCGGTAAGTTTCTCGAGGTATTTAAAAATTGCATATCAACATTCCTTTTGCCGATGTTTTGATGTAAATgcctagttatgctaaatttctgaAGGACATCTTAGCAAAtaagagaaagttggaggatcacatgacggtaaatttaactgaaaattgctctgctttggtgcaaaacaaGATCCCATTGAAACttaaagatccagggagtttttctattccttgcatgattggtaatgtttttcataaagccttatgtgatcttggtgcaagtATTAACTTAAAGCCTTTGTCTATGTTTAGGAAACTTGGATTGGGAGACCCTAAGCCAACGAGGATGTCTTTACAGCTAGCAGAtagatctgtcaagtatccacgaGGATTTATTGAGGATGTGCTAGTGAAAgtggacaaatttatttttcctgcagattttgtggtgcttgacatggaGGAGGACATGGAGATGCCATTGATATTGGGTAGGCCATTCCTTGCAATTGGCAAGACCCTAATTAATGTGCAGGAAGgaaagttgagattgagagtggggaAGGAGGAGATTGCTTTTGATGTTTTTTATgcacttaagcacacactgAATTCTGATAgttgttttagaattgatgcttTTGATTCGCTTGTGTATAACTATGTGCAAGATGCTATTAAGGACCCTTTGGAAGCCTCTCACTACTGAATTGAGAGAAGATGAATTGGATGAAGAGAAAGATGAAATATTGGCATACCTCAATGTCAACCATCCATGGAAGAGGCCAATAAGAATGAACTTAGAGGACTTGGGGGATCGGAGAGACTTGACCCCTCAGAAGTCAAGCCTAGaggagccaccaactcttgaGCTCAAGCCATTACCCCCACATCTGAAATACGTCTATCTAGGTGAGAATAATAAACTTCATGtgattatttttcttatttgtCAGATTTGATGGAGGACAAATTGCTGATAGTCTTGAAAGCGCACAAGAGTGCATTTGCGCAGAAGGTGGCGGATAACAAAAGGATCAATCCATCAGTCTGCATGCACAAGAAATTGATGGAAGACAAGTACTCACCTTTTGTGCAACCTCAGAGAATAttgaatccaaagatgcaagaggtagtaaaagcaAAAACTATAAAACTTCttgatgcaggtattatctatcctatatcTGACAGTGCATGGGTGAGTCCTTGTTCAATGTGTGCCGAAAAAGGATGGGAATACTGTTATCACAAAtgaacaaaataaattaataccCACTAAGACAGTTACGGGATGACGTGTGTGCATCGATtataggaaattgaatgatgccacCCGTAAAGATCACTTTCCGCTTCTCttcattgatcaaatgcttgagaaGTTAGCGAATCAtgagttttattgttttttagatggGTATTCAGGGTATAACCAAATCATGATTGCACCTGAGaaccaagagaaaaccactttcacttgtccttatgaCACATTTGCTTTTAGACGGATGCCCTTTGGGTTGCGTAATGCCCCTGCCAATTTTCAACGATGCATGACCACTAAATTTCATGACATGAtagaaaattttcttgaaatatttatggatgacttctcgATCTTTGGCTCTTCTTTTGATGACTGTTTGCAGAATTTGAAGGTGGTGTTGATGAGATGTGAGGAGACGAATTTGGTGctgaattgggaaaaatgtcattttatggtACAAGAAGGCATAGTATTGGGGCGCAAAATATCGGAGCATGGAATAGAGGTGGATAAGACAAAAGTGGGAGTTATCAAGAACTTACCACCTCCAACATTCataaagggagttagaagttttctaggccacgccggtttttatcggcgttttattaaagatttttctaaaattgccAAACCTCTATCTTCTTTACTTGTGAAAGATGTGTTGTTTGATTTTAATTCAGACTGTCTGCAGGCATACGAGGATTTAATGGAGCGCTTAATGACGGTTCCTGTTTTGTTGGCACCGAATTGGGATCTACCTTTCGAGGTCATATGCGACGCCAGTGATACTGCAGTTGGTGCTGTTCTTGGCCAGCGGaaaaacaaggtatttcatacaatttaGTACGCAAGTAAAACCCTAGATGAGGCACAATTGAATTATGCAACAACTGAAAAGGAATAACTTGTAGTAGTATTCGCGCTtgacaaatttcattcatatcTTGTTTTGTCCAAAGTCATTATTTACACAGACCACTCTGCACTGAAATATTTACTTGCTAAaaaagatgcaaagccacgcATACTTAGATAGATTTTATTGCTACAAGAGTTTGATTTGGAAATAAAGGATAAGAAGGGTGTTGAGAATGTGGTAGCTGATTACTTGTCTAGATTGGATCTTATTAGTAATGACTGTGTAGATCATGCCATTAATGAttggtttcctgatgaacaGCTATTTGAGGTGAAACACTGTCCTTGATACGCAAATTTTGCTAACTTTCTTGACGCATGCACACCACCACCCAATTGTTTCATCAACGAAAGAAATTCTTTTCTGACGTGAAtcattatttttgggaggaaccatttttgtttaagatttgtgcagatTCCATGATAAGAAGGGGTGTTGCAGAGGAAGAGTTTGGTCAAATTCTCGACCATTGGCATGACCGTGAGGTAagtggtcattttggaccaacaaggactggcatctaaggtacttgaatgtggcttctaTTGGCCGACCCTATTTAAATATGCTCGTTCTTATGTGCTTGCCTATGATAAATGCCAGTGGACAGGTGGACAACGTCTGCTTCAATTGAATCAGTTGGATGAATTCCGGAATCTGGCATATGATATCGCACTGTCATACAAGGAAAAGATAAAGAGGGCTCATGACATACGAATCATCGAAAGAGAATTCAAGGAAGATGAAAATGTCCTACTCTACAACTCCCGGTTGCGACTGTTTCTCGGAAAATTGAAGTCGCGATGGTCTGGTCTATTCGTGATTTCTAGTATACCCATCGTGAGCTGTAGAACTGCAAGATGGAAAGGATGGGACGTTTACGGTCAACGCTCAGCGACTGAAGCACTACATAGGTGGCACAATTGAAccacaacttggaatcacccTGTTCCAAGACAGTCCAAACTGAAACTGACCGACAGTCAAGCTCTCGACTATACATTGAGAACTACCTCTCTTCGCCTTATCTTGCATTTAATTCGATTTTATTATgatagtttatttatttattatttatttgaaaatatatatatatatatatatatatataatagaaaAATTGGGCGAAGGTTCAAGACCGAGCGGTAACaatttaccgctcgagcgcgaacgCCTCTGCCCGTGAGTAATTCCAGtgcagtcggcgctcgggcgataaAATTTTACCGCTCGGGTTTTACTGCACATAAAGTTGCCCCTCCCCTCCTCTCATTCTGCACGAAACTTTCAAATCCTTAACTCTCAAATTCGCCCtttctcgtttttttttttttgcagcaTTTCTCTCCTAAAATCAGGATTCAACCGGCGTGGCTCGCAATCCTCCGTAAGAATCAAGCGGCATTTTCCCTCCGGTCACCACCTCCATCATCTACCACCATGGCCCCCAAgacattgaaagatattcccGGCTTCTTCTCATCTTCGTCATTTGATAGAACTCGCTTTGGAATTAGTCGGCTCGGGCTCGATATGATCATGCTAAGATTCATAGAAACCCAATTGCCGAGAGGGGATTTCGTCGGCAATTTGAAGATAGACACTTAGGATCTTTTGTTGAATTGGAGAGGCGGGAATGAGAAAAATTTGGAGAGCAACCTAAGGCGGCGACGATATCTGTGGTTAGGGAATTTTATGCCAATCCGGGTGAAAAAAACGGATGATAAGTCTTTTGTTAGAGGTCGACTTGTGCCGTTTGATTCTGTCACGATTAACTCACTGTTAGAAACGACCGAGGTTGATGACTCCGCATTCGAGGCGTTGGTTGCTGCCCTTGATTACACTGTGATACTCGAGACTCTGTGTTTTACAGGAACGACCTGGAAACTGTTAGGGGAGCTACCGAGTTGTTTTGACGAGAGATATTTGCGGGCCGATATTGCCCTTTGGTATTTGTTTTTGGCTAGGAGAATGATGCCGGTCTCACACAAGAGAGAGATACAAAAGGAGCGGGCCGTGGTGCTATATGCTTTATCTGAGGGCTACAACATCAATGTGGGGAAGCTCATCAATTCTCAAATCATGATGAGCATTAATAACAGTCATATCGGTTTTTTCTTTCCCATTATCATATCCGAGTTGTGTGCAAGGGCGGGGGTTGTCTTCCGGGATGACGAGGAATGGCTGCAACCAATGAAGCCCATTTGTGTGGAGGACTTGCAACGGAAGAACGCAAAACGACAGATAGACTTCCCGACTCGTGAGGGGGATGCAGGTGGATCGAGCACCACCGCCCCACGTCGCCTACAGCCCCGCAGGCGGTCCCAAAACGACAAAATGGATGAGACTCTTGCCTTCATGGCTCAGCAGGATCAAGTCAACTCGAACTTTAATGAACATTTCGCCTACGTCGAGTCCATGATGCGCACTACGCTCGTCCAAGGGGGCATTGACCCAAGGGACCATACCACCACCTCCGCCATTCATTCCCCCTTACCAGTTTCAGTATGACTATCTTCAGCAGAGGGATGCATCAAGAGTGCCACCACCCGAACACGACGAGGATGAGCCTTGATCAGGGGAGTTCACTGTTTCcccttcttttcgtttttactTTCTGCTGCAATAATTTTTGTTATCAGTGTTATTTCTTTCTGTCATTTATATTGCATTCGTTTCTTTGTTATGCATTCGTGTGTCTACTTGTTTAATTGTCTTGTGCACTAGGGACATTGCACATTTCTGTTTGGGGGGTGGGTGTTTAGTTTGATTATTTTGTGTTTCGGTTGGTTGCTTAGTTCGTCTTTTGTACTGCATTTGTctcgtgttttttttttgtagtcaTTTGAGAAGTGGTTTATAGTTGGTGCTAGATTGGTATGTGGTAgccaatgatgatgttgaatGTGTCACACATACGCATGTCCATTTTGTCACGACACTAGTTTAGAACACACGAGTGATTGATGCATGAAAATCTTAATTGGATAATGAAATTTTCGGCACAAATGTTGGAACCAGAACATGCATGACTTAGGTGAACTTGGTCATTGTTTGTAGGGAATTTGAGATACACTAGGTGACTTGAACTTGAACACATCCTTTGACACAAACACTTGCCCAGCAGGACGAAGATGAGTTAGGTACATCTATGCTAAACTCATTTATTGAACTTAGCttactgataaaaattgtattGCGATACTTGCACCCGTATATCTAGCCTTGTCTAACCTTGTTGATGCACCCTTGAGATTGGACCAAAGCCACACGCCCATATTTTTCGTTCCTATCTGAGGGAGGACAGAAAAAAATCGTTgcacataaaaaaaaaagaaaaaagaaaaagaaaaagatagaGATGTAAGCTGTGGGGGAGCCAAATAAAGTAATGAAATTCTATTCCTAGACTATAAGAATGGAGATGTATGGAGTTGAAGGAAATCAGACGCAAAGTCTGAATGTGCGCAAAAATTACACCACTGCACCCCTCCCTCATTACGCGTTCCAACCTAGTCGAGATACCCCTATCCCGCACTGATTTATGCCTACCGAGTCCTAACTATCTGTGCTGCGAATTGGTAGCTAGTGAAGAGGGATGTGAGAAAGAAATTGCTGCACAGATGTGTTGATTGAAGTCTCTGACAGCATTGAAAATTTTCCTATGGAAATGCATGATGCTTGAGTCAACAttgcacacacacacgttttttttaaaatccatGAAAGATTGTAATGTTGAAATTTTGTAGTGAAAGTTGAAACTAGTGTTTTGCGTGAGTGGATAAAAGATGTGAGGATATTCGCTGAGGCAAACCAGAACCATGACTGCACCGACGTGCTACTTCTTGAGTTGTTGTGTCTTGCaacctattttgctcgagggcgagcaaaaaGTTAGTATAGGGACGTTGATAGGTGtcgtttttacatgttttattgcattagttttgtatgtgtttgcattgtgcatgcgtacatttcATTTACATCTTGTTCGTTTTAGAATAAGCATATGCATATGATCGTGTCTCACTTGTACATGACGAATTTGTAGATAAATTGGCCGGAAAACTGAAATCAGAACGAAAATGTGCAAGCCAAAAGTCAATGGGCAGAGAGactgcgcccgagcggtagaatcttaccgccCGGGCGTGAGGGGTAagctttgaaaaaaaaaa encodes:
- the LOC142547771 gene encoding peroxiredoxin-2F, mitochondrial, with amino-acid sequence MASSALLKRMRLVNTMVNGLQASRSYASVAVGTDLISAAPDVSLQKARTWDEGVSSKFSTTPLKDIFKDKKVVIFGLPGAYTGVCSMQHVPSYKNIIDKFRAKGIDSVICVAVNDPYTINGWAEKLQAKDAIEFYGDFDGSFHKKLDLVVDLSSALLGPRSHRWSAFVVDGKIKALNVEKSPSEVKVSGGEVILGQI